CGGGAACAGTCCCAGTGTCGTAGAGACGAGTTCTGTCATTCGTACCCGTCGCTTGGAAATGCGGGGCTTTAATATTTTCGAACCTCGCAAATGCGCAGTAGTAATCCGAGCTAGCGAACCAGTTTCAACACGGTCAGCGTCTCGAACGGGAACGACTCGTCGCGCAGCGCGACCGCGCTGAAGCCGTTCTCGGCGGCGCGGTCGACGACCTCGTCCACGCCGGTCAGGCTCGAGACGAGGAGGTACACCGCGCCATCGGGTGCGAGTACACGACCGACCGAATCGAGGAACGGGTCGACCACGGCCCGGCCGTCCTCCCCGCCCGTGAGCGCGACCTCCATCCAGTCGTCGCGGGCGGCCGCCGCGTCCTCGGGCAGGTACGGTGGGTTGAACAGCACCACGTCGAAGGCGCCGTCGCGGAAGGGCGAGACGAGGTCGGCCTGCACGACGGCGACACCGTGTTCCGAGCGCTCACGCGCCTGCCTGCACGCGTGCGGGTTCAGGTCTGAAGCGACCACCTCGGCCCCTGTCTCGGCCGCGACGTGTTCGGCGACGTAGCCCGAGCCCGTCCCGACCTCCAGGGCGCGGCGGGCTTCGCCAGCCTCGCGTTCGCCCATGTCGGCTGCTGCCGCTTCCGCCAGCAGGTGGGAGTCCTCCGCGGGCTGGTACACCTCGGTCTCGACGCCGCGACGGTCAGCGAGGTCCTTCGGCATCTACGAGTCACCTCCGTCGCTATTCCTGCCGCCCTCGCCACCGCCGCCGTCGGCGGCGGCCTCGGCCGAGGACTCCACCCCGACCGCCTCGCCGGTGACCTGGAAGCCACCGGCCTCGGCGCGCCCGGAGAGTTCGCGCTGCGGGAAGGGGATCTTGATGCTCTCGGCCTCGAACGCCGACTTCAGGGCGGTCACGACCTCGGTCCGCGCCCGCCACTTGCGCCGGGCGCTCGGCTTGTCGATCCAGAAGCGGACGCCGAGGACCACCGCCGAGTCGGCGAAGCGTTTGACGATGACCTGCGGGGTCGGCACCGACAGGATGTCCTCGCAGTCGTCGAGGGCGTCCTCGGCGACGGCGACGGCGTGTTCCACGTCGCTGTCGTAGTCGACACCGACCTCGACCTCCAGCCGGAGGCGCCCCTTGCGGGACCGGTTGACCACGCGCTCGCCGCTGACGATGTCGTTGGGGATCATCACGTACTCGCCGTCGAAGGTCTGGATGGCGGTGTTGAAGATGGAGATGTCGGTGACGATGCCCTCGCTGTCGCCGATCTCGACCCAGTCGCCGATCTCGAATGGTCGGGCTATCATCAGCACGAACCCGGCCAGCACGGCCCCGAGCGTCTGCCGGGCGGCCATCCCGACCACGATGCCGGCGAAGCCGGCCCCGACCAGCAGCCCGGTCAGCTGGACGCTCCAGATGCCGAGGATGACGATGAGGCCGATGGTCCAGAGCACCACCTGCGTGATGCGGTAGGTGAGCTGGCGCTGGTGGTCGGAGAGGGCCTTCGTCGAGGCGAGGAACTCCTCCAGGATCCGCTTCGTCACCCGCGAGACGAGGTGGACGGTCAGCGCGACGACGGCGGAGATGGCGATGCGCGGCCCGTCGTCCTGGTTGATTGGCAGCCCGCGCATCGCGGCGACCACCTCGTCCGCCGACCCCCAGAGGCCGACGACGACGGTCGCGGCCCCACCGAAGGTCACGGCGATGACGAGGATGGTCAACACGTCCGCGAGCGCGTCACCGAACTCGTCGCGCATGCGGTCCTGGACCCGGTTCGTGACGTAGCCGAGACCGGCCATCACGCCGAACGCCGCGAGGGTCAGGAGGAGCTTCAACAGCGTGCTGTCGACCAGCGTCGACAGCGAGTTCACCTCCCGCGCCAGCGCGTCCCAGGACGCCAGTTCAGCCATCCGTCACACCACGGCCGACGTCGGCCGCAAGCGTGGCCAGCTCCGCGAAGGTCGCCGGCTCGAGGTTCCCGGCGCGTTTGCTCATGAGGTCCTCGTCGGCGGCGTCGACCACCGCGTCCGCGTCGTCCAGCCCGGAGATGTGGGCGGTGTTGCGGATGGCGTTGCGCATCGTCTTCCGGCGCTGCGTGAACACCGCCTTCACGAAGTCGAGGAAGAACTGCTCGTCCTCGACCTCGTAGTCCGGGTCGCGCGGGGTACAGCGGACGACCGCGCTCTCGACCGCCGGCGGGGGCGAGAACGCCTCCTTCGGGATGGTCTCGACGATCTCCACGTCGGCGTAGTGCTGGGTCGACACCGAGAGACGGCCGTAGTCGTCGCTGCCCGCCTCGGCGACCATGCGCTCGGCGAACTCCTGCTGGAACATCAGGACGAGGGGCTTCTTCAGGGGGAGCAGCCGGAACGTGATCTGGCTCGACACGCCGTAGGGGAGGTTCGAGACGCAGGCCGTGAAGTCGGGCAGGTCGACCCGCAGGGCGTCGCCCTCGACCACGTCGAGGCGGCCGTCGTCGCGCTCTGCGGCGAACTCCTCGCGGAGGAAGTCGGCGAGGTGGTCGTCGCGCTCGATGGCGGTCACGTGGTCGCCGCGGGCGAGCAGTCGGTCGGTCAGCGCGCCGTTCCCGGCACCGATCTCGAGCAGGTGGCTCGTGTCGGCGTCCTCGGGCAGATAGGAGGTGAGTCGGTCGAGGACGCGGTCGTCTACGAGGAAGTGCTGGTCGCGGTTCGGGTCACCACGAACACCGGCGCGCGACAGCAGTCCGTCGGGGTCTCTCATCGATTGGCGCCGGCTACGGGGCCGAACGGGGTAAAACTGCCTACTCGTCGCGCCGCCCGACGAACGTCTTGTACTTGAGGTCGTCGTCGCGCAGTTCCTCGATGATGCGCTCGACCAGCACCTCCTGTGGGTTGTGCAGGCCCGCGACGCGCTCTTCGAGGTCCTCGAAGCTCTGGAAGGGCTGTTGCTTGCGCTGGTCGAGGATGGAGTTGCGCAGTTTCTTGCCGATACCCGGCAGCAGGTTCAGCTGGTGGAGCCGCAGGGTGATGGGCTGTGCGTCGTTGTAGAAGTCCACGAACCGGTCCTCGTCCGCCTCGACGATGTCGGCGACGACGTACTCCAGTTCGGACTGTGCACCTCCCGAGAGGTCGTCGTACTCGACGTTCCTGATGCGTTTGACGTTCTCTGCGGGCGGGTCGACGTCGACGTAGTCGTCGATGCCGACCTCGGGCGTGGACTCGAAGGTCACCTCGAACAGCCGGAAGTCGCGCGTGCCGAGGGCGTACGCGAGCGGGTCCTTGCCGTATCCACTGCGTCCGTCGCTGGACCGGCCGTTCGGAAAGATGTCGAGAACGACAGCCTGGACCGGCGGCTCCTCGTCGCGTTCGGAATCGCTCATTCTAGTTCTATGATAGGGGGACCGCGTATTTAAAAGATTGGCGTGTGGAACCCTCGTCGACCCATCGCGGGCCGGAGCAAACGCTGCGGACCGGGTGGAGACCACCGGAGAAATCTACGGCGGAGACGATACTCGCGTTCAGACGTACTTCGCGACGACGTTGAGGATCTCGTCGAGTTCGTCGCCGGAGAGCGAGTAGCGCTCCTGTGCGTACAGCGAGCGGAGTTCCGTGCGGTCCTGCGGGAGGAGGTTGGTGATCTTGTAGGCCGTGGCCTCGTCCACCTTCTCCAGTTCCTGCAGCTCCTCGACGAGCGCCTGCGAGTCCTCGACGCTCAGCACGGTGAACCGGTTGACGTGCTCGATGGCGCGAGCCAGCTCGTAGCGCATCTCGCGGTCCTCGTCGACTGCCCGCTCGGCCTCGATATCGGCGAGGAGTTCCTTCGTCTCGGAGACGGTGAGATACTCCTCGTCGAGCTTCTCCTTGAATATCGTCATGGGGTTACTGCTGGGCCTTGAGGTGGGCCGGCGCGGCGATGAGCTTCTTCTTCTTGCCGCCG
This window of the Haloarchaeobius amylolyticus genome carries:
- a CDS encoding 16S ribosomal RNA methyltransferase A, which produces MRDPDGLLSRAGVRGDPNRDQHFLVDDRVLDRLTSYLPEDADTSHLLEIGAGNGALTDRLLARGDHVTAIERDDHLADFLREEFAAERDDGRLDVVEGDALRVDLPDFTACVSNLPYGVSSQITFRLLPLKKPLVLMFQQEFAERMVAEAGSDDYGRLSVSTQHYADVEIVETIPKEAFSPPPAVESAVVRCTPRDPDYEVEDEQFFLDFVKAVFTQRRKTMRNAIRNTAHISGLDDADAVVDAADEDLMSKRAGNLEPATFAELATLAADVGRGVTDG
- a CDS encoding DUF655 domain-containing protein, producing the protein MSDSERDEEPPVQAVVLDIFPNGRSSDGRSGYGKDPLAYALGTRDFRLFEVTFESTPEVGIDDYVDVDPPAENVKRIRNVEYDDLSGGAQSELEYVVADIVEADEDRFVDFYNDAQPITLRLHQLNLLPGIGKKLRNSILDQRKQQPFQSFEDLEERVAGLHNPQEVLVERIIEELRDDDLKYKTFVGRRDE
- a CDS encoding mechanosensitive ion channel family protein, which produces MAELASWDALAREVNSLSTLVDSTLLKLLLTLAAFGVMAGLGYVTNRVQDRMRDEFGDALADVLTILVIAVTFGGAATVVVGLWGSADEVVAAMRGLPINQDDGPRIAISAVVALTVHLVSRVTKRILEEFLASTKALSDHQRQLTYRITQVVLWTIGLIVILGIWSVQLTGLLVGAGFAGIVVGMAARQTLGAVLAGFVLMIARPFEIGDWVEIGDSEGIVTDISIFNTAIQTFDGEYVMIPNDIVSGERVVNRSRKGRLRLEVEVGVDYDSDVEHAVAVAEDALDDCEDILSVPTPQVIVKRFADSAVVLGVRFWIDKPSARRKWRARTEVVTALKSAFEAESIKIPFPQRELSGRAEAGGFQVTGEAVGVESSAEAAADGGGGEGGRNSDGGDS
- a CDS encoding RNA polymerase Rpb4 family protein, whose amino-acid sequence is MTIFKEKLDEEYLTVSETKELLADIEAERAVDEDREMRYELARAIEHVNRFTVLSVEDSQALVEELQELEKVDEATAYKITNLLPQDRTELRSLYAQERYSLSGDELDEILNVVAKYV
- a CDS encoding HemK2/MTQ2 family protein methyltransferase, producing the protein MPKDLADRRGVETEVYQPAEDSHLLAEAAAADMGEREAGEARRALEVGTGSGYVAEHVAAETGAEVVASDLNPHACRQARERSEHGVAVVQADLVSPFRDGAFDVVLFNPPYLPEDAAAARDDWMEVALTGGEDGRAVVDPFLDSVGRVLAPDGAVYLLVSSLTGVDEVVDRAAENGFSAVALRDESFPFETLTVLKLVR